A segment of the Odoribacter splanchnicus DSM 20712 genome:
ATGTTGATATTGACTCCGAGGAAAAGATTGCGGAACTGCTTACAGGAGCTTATCCCGAGGCAAGCTATATCCCCTTTCTGGAGCCTCGCACCGATAATGTGGAAGAGCGTGTCAACGGTGTTCATTCGCGCCTGAATGAGTCCATGTTCTTTTGGGGAGACTACGATCAGGAAGACCTCGATACGCCTTTGAACTATTGGAATGCCTGCTATAAGGGCATCGCACAGGCCAATAAGGCTTTGGAACTACTGAGTCGCTATCCCAAGAGCGAACGTGTAAAGGCCTTGTATGGAGAGGCCTTCCTGTTGCGAGCTTACCTGCACTTTATGTTGGTCAACATCTGGTCGGAACCTTATGGGGGAAAAACGACCAATCCGGGCATTCCTTATATTACGAAACCTGAGAAAAATGCTTTGGTAGACTATCAGCGAGGTACGGTGAACGAAGTCTATGCCCAAATCGAAAAGGATTTGAAATTGGGCATATCCTTAGTTTCAGACATCTATTATAAGCATCCTAAGTTTCATTTCAATAAGAAAGCAGCCTATGCCTTTGCCTCTCGCTTCTACCTGATGAAGGGAGAATGGAAAGAGGTCATTGCATATGCGGACTATGTTCTTGGCGGAGATCCCAAGACACAGCTCCGCCCTTGGCGGCAATATGCCGACGTATTCGAGTTCAACCACAGAAGTCTCTATCGCAGATATGCCGCTGCGAGCGAGCCGGCGAACTTGTTGCTGACCACTACAGAGTCGCGTCTGGCACGTACTACGCCCAGCGAGAAATATGGTTCCACATTCAATACGGTAGACAAGATTTTTGCTCAAAAGGGCATTGAGGGCGGGGGAGATTATGCAAAGATGAACTTCATAGGTACCTATATCTTCACTTCGTCAACCGCTCCTGTTACTACCGGTCGCTATTTGGCCAAGTTCGACGAGTTTTCTACCTCCGAAAGCATCGGCACAAAGCCCCGTGGACTTTATGTAACGAATGTGCTCTTCACCGTCGACGAGGTGCTCTTAAACCGGATGGAAGCCTATGCCATGTTGAAGAATTACAGCCATGCCATCGACGATTTACTGCAATATATGCAGGGAAAGTTCGGGTTTATGCCCTCCGTAGACCGTGCCGTGTATACATCTACAAACAGCGACAATTATAATATCTATACTCCTTTCTACGGGTTGACACTAAAACAGCTGGCCATGGTGAAACTCTTCCTTGATTTCCGGCAGAAAGAATTCTATCAGGAGGGTCTGCGTTGGTTCGACATACGGCGTTTCCATTTGGCCGTAAAACGCTCGTCGAAGAGTTCCTACTACTTCCCGCTGGAAAAAGAAGACCCCAGAAAAGTGCTCCAGATACCAACCGAAGCCATTCAAAGAGGTCTTGCCGCCAATCCGCGCGAGCGCCAGGAACCAATCCGATAAATCCTATCAACATCCAAACAGATAAAGTAAGACAATGAAAATAAAGATAAGAAAGACAACTCTTCTGCTCCTCACGGCACTCACTCTCACAGGATGCGACGAAGAGAAACTGAGCGACAGAAGCGTGATTGACGACGGTAAGCAGCAGATAGAAACCACGCAGCTGGATAATTGGATACTCGACAATATCACCAAACCCTACGGCATTGAGGTAATCTATCGCTGGGAAAAGAATACCGGCTCTACGGGTACATTCATTTATCCACCCAAATTAGAGAATGTGCGTGCGATACTCGAGGCTGTGAGAGAATTAGGTTTAGAGACCTATCGACTGAAAGAAGTGGGAGGAGCAGACTTCCTGCTCGGTCGTCTGCCCATCAAGCTGTATCTCTATGGCGGTGGAAATCCCGATGAGAACGGGGTGGAGCGCCTCAATAATCCGCAGCTCACGGCAGCGGAGATGTGCCTGTACAATGTGAACGACTTCAATCCGGGCGATGCCGACAAGATGTTCGTACTCATGCGCAGCGTACACCATCAACTGGCCAAGCGTCTTATGCAGCTCATCGCTTACGACCGTGATAAATTTTTCACCATCAGCGGGCATCGTTATACGGGTTCTACCGAGTTGATAGCAGCCCAGTTGGGCTATGCCTCTACTGGAAAAGAGAAGTTCGGACTGGATGCTTATGCCAATAAGCGAGGATTCTATACAATGCTCTCGTTCCTTTCGGCTGAAGACGACTTTGCTGAAATCATCAGCGCCACGCTCACCAGTACGCCTAAAGAGGTGTATGACGCTACCGTTACGGCAAAGACGCCTGATACGGATGTCGACCCGGAAGTGAATGCGCGTTATGCCAAAGAGGCAGAACAGGCTTATAAGGAATTTACGGAAAAACAAGCCTTCGTCAATGAATATGTGCAGAAAAGCTGGCATATCAATCTCAAGCAGATGCAAGTGATCAGTGTTCGCAGAATCAATGCCTATATAAAACAACATTAAGAAAAAATGAATAACAGATATATGAAATACTGTCTTGTATTGGCGGCCTTGTTGTTGGCAGCTTGTTCTTCCAAGGACGATGTGTTCGATAAATCTCCTTCGCAACGCAGCAGCGAGAGTATTACAGCCTTGAAAGCCGAACTTGTGAATGCGCCTTATGGCTGGCGGGTACTCTATTTTCCCAAAACCGACTCGCTGTTGTTCTCCAATCCGTCGGAACTGATCTCTCAACATGGATTCAGGGGGCACTACGGTTATGGCGGCGACTGCTTCACGATGAAGTTTGCGGCTGACAATACCGTAGAGATGTGGGCAGATTTCACCGACCAAACAGCGGCTGAGGCCGTGAAGAGCGAATACCTTATCGGCCGAAACAGCTTCACCCAATTGAGTTTCTCTACATATAACTATATACACAGACTCGTGAACGACCGCTTTGCCGGAGCTTCAGATTTCCTTTATATGGGCAAGAATGAGGATGGAGACTTGGTGTTTCGCACGGCTACTTACCTGCAGCCGGCACGCGAATACATAGTCTTCACCAAGCTGAGAAGCGCAGAGGAGACAACAGGCTTCGTGCGGAAAGCTTACGATAATCGCACATTCTTTGAGCAGATGGTCAATCCGCAGCTCCTTATACATAGGGGCGGACGCACCTATTTCCGGAGCGACATCTACATCAAGCGCAATGTGGAGACCAATCAGGCTTTGCTCAAGGAAATCAAGGAAAAGAAATACTATCTCTTCCTTTTCACCCAAAAGAAGAATCCCATCCCGGGCTACCCTGCCAAAGAGATGACCGGCCTTGGCTCTGGATATGCCGGGACAGAGCACGGCATAACATTCAGAGCTGGTCTGCGCTACGACAGTAAGACCATGTTTTTCGACTTTCAGCGTAAGGGCAACCGATTTGTGGCTGAACTGGTATCGGTCTACGACCCGTTGCTGCGTAGCATCCGTTTAGTGAGCAAGCACCTGCATCCCGAAGGAGAGTTCACAGGACTCGAAGCGGAAATATGGGACGAGCCCGTAGAATGACAAGTGAGAACATAAAAAAAATACATCATAGAAACAAGGACAACAGACAATGAAGATAAACTTGACAAAATACACTTTGATAGGCCTGACCCTGCTCACGCTGGGTTGTTCGAGAAGCAGTGAAGATTATGCCGATGAGGACTATGAGAAGCTGTTCCCATTTCCCGGTATTGAAAAGCCGAAGGTCTCCTATGAAGACCAAATCGTGCAATTGGGCGATCCCGACGCACCAGTTTCGGACTATGTATATCCAGGAGTGGACATTACCGAGAATGTGAGGGAATATAAAGTAACGCTTACTTGCTCGTTCAATGAAGTGGATATTCTGGGGCAACTTGTAGGCGAGGACGATATCTCTTCCCGCTATACGATTCGTTACATCGCTCCCGACAAGCAGTTGCGTATCGTATCAAGCAATAATGGCGACGAGACGGCACATCTGTTTCTGACCAACGGTAAGGAGCAAACCATCACATTCGCGGCCAAATCGGGTTACCCGATGTATCTCTGTGTCAACGGAGTGGGGCCGCGTGGATCGTCTGTAAAAGCCACCATCTCTGCCATATCCGAAGACGGGTTCACTATTGTGAAGCCGCTGAGCGTGAACGAGCATCAGAACGAAGAAGGCCTTGACAAAATCAAGGCTCCGTTCTGTGGCTACATCATTCTTCCTTAATATAATATTAGAAATATGAAAAAGAACATTGCAATTTACATCATGTTGCTCTTGGCTCCATTGACATTCCTTTCGTGCGATCAATGGGGGGGTGAGACCGTGGAGTCTGCTTATCGCGAACCGCAGATTCCTGATCCGACCTATCAATTCAAACGCAATGGTAGCAGCAGTATAGACTATCTGGAATGCGGCCTTCTGCGCGATCCGCTTGACTATATTTACAACAGTTATCTCAAAATCGCTTCGATAATGTATCAGGCCAATATGGACAAGGTACAGGACTATTTCTGCAATGGAGAGTTCGGCTTGAAGCCTAAGGAAGAGCTGGCGTCGTCTCCTCTGCACAAGGCCGACAGGGCACGCATACTGAAAGATGTGGAAGACATCTTTCAGACAACGGGCGTGTTGAGTGGACTGTCTAAGCCGAGTCCCGGAACTTATCGCAACCGCAAGGCAAAACCCGGACAAGGCGGATATGTGGGCACGAATATCGGTGATGTCAACATTGCCTTCGCCAACGAGAAAGGAGTGATAGTGGCAGAGATGTTCAATGGCATCGTATGGGGAGGGGTCTATTTGGATAAGATCCTCAATACGCATCTCAACGACAGTCTATACAACGACACCCGACTACGCCGTGAACATGAAAGCACAACATTACTCCCGGGACGGAACTATACGGAACTTGAACACCACTGGGACCTTGCCTATGGCTATTATCAGTATTGGCTGCCCTTCATACAGACAAGCGGCCTGTCTGTGTTGCGCGAAAGCCGAATTAAGATCTACAATGCCTTTGCAATCGGCCGTCAGGCGCTCACCGAGTTTCGCTATGAGGAAGTGCAAGCTCAGTTGCTGCTTATTAGGGACGAATTGTCGAAAGTGGCTGCCGTGCGGGCTATGAGCCTGCTGGTCGGCGAGATAACCCTTGTCAACTTAGATGAAGACATCAACAATGCCTTGGTGTTTCTTTCCAAGGGCTGCGGTGCCGTTTACGGACTGCAATTCACCTTGCAGGCCTCGGGTAATCCCTACCTTTCCTACGAAGAAGCAACACATTTCATCGCACAGCTCACGGCCGGCAGCGGATTGTGGGACAAACAGCGGCTGCTTGGCTCGGAATCGACCGAAGGATCTCTCAAGAATGTGGCGGCGGCCATCGGTAAATGCTATGGGCTGACACTCGACGATATTAAACATTCCAATTAGCAAACTTCACACAGAATGATACATAGAATCTATTTCATTTTATTATTATTGTCGCTTTCGTTTACGGCGAAGGCACAGTTGGGGAAAGAACTAATTCTCAATGGCGGATTTGAAGAATACGCCAAAGTTACGCCTCCTCCATCAGGAGAAGACGACGAAGAGGATGAGGAGGAAGAACCTCCCGGCTATTTTGATCCTTATCAAAAACCGCTTTATTGGTATTTCAACTCGTCGTTATTCTATACGAGAACCAAGGATGCGCACAGCGGTGTATTCGCCGTGAAAGTATATCCCAATGGGGGCTCGTTCTTCTCGCGCGACGAGAATTTCAACCCTTATCACATCGCGATTGAGGCTGGCGGAGAATACCGCCTTACCTATTGGTATAAGGGTAATGTCAAGAATCCCAATATCACGGTAACGGTAGACTGGTATAAGGGCACGACATCCATAAAGAAAGAGACGCGCGACAAAGAAAAAGCAACGGATTTCTCGGATCAGTGGCAACAGAAGACATTTACATTCAAGGCTCCTGCTGGAGTAGACAAGGCTGGAGTGGGCCTCTATATTGAAAACGATTACATGTCGGCAGAATCCGGCGGTTGCATTCTTATCGACGACATCTCATTCGTGCAGACCAAAGAGGGGAAACCCTCAGCGGCGCTCGAAGCGCCTTCCAATGTCGTGGTCAGACCGCAGCAGCGAGAAATGGAGCTGTCGTGGAATGCCATTGCCGAAGAAAATGTAAGCTATCAAATCATAATGAATGGAGAAAAAGTGGCCACTACAGAAGGGACATCCTATATCGTCGAGCGACTCGAACCGGGCAAATCCTATCAGTTCAGCGTGTGTTCTGTCAAGGGGTCGGATATATCGGCTCCTTCTGCTCCGCTCACGCAACAGACCCAACGGATGAATACGGGCATTGACGAGGAAGATCGCGTTCCTTATTTGTACACAGTGCGTGAGGTCGGAACCTGTCCCCGCACACTGCGGTTGTTCTATCACGATTTGGCCGATCCCGACGCCAAAATCATATACAGGGTAGACGGAATGCCTGTGACGCCTGTTAATGGTAGCATTATCTTCACAGGCAAGGGGCAGCATATCCTGCAAATCGAAATCACAGAGACTCCTGAACGCAAATGGGATATAGAATACAAATTGTATGTGGATTAGAAAAACGATGAAACAAATACTTTTTTATTTGCTGCTATGTTGCGGCATCGTGTTTGCTGCATGCGACAGCGACAACTTACAGGAAAAGAAGGACATCCGCTTGGGAACTGACAACATCACCGAGGTTTCGCTCAATAAGCTGTCTACCCGAACCATTATTCTCAGCGGGGGAACTGGAAAATATATGGCCAATGTTGCCGACTCGAAAGTCGCGGAGGTCAAGATCAGCAAAGATACCTTGCGCATCAGTGGGATATGGGAGGGACGAACCTATGCCACCATCATTTCTGGCGACTTCAAAAAGCGTGTGGAAATCAACGTGGTGGTTCCTGAACTCAGTATCAGCCAGTCGGAAATAAGACTTTATCCTCGTGATGAAAGTAAGTTCGTGAGCTTGAACGGTGGGGGAGACATCGTCGACTTGAAGATAGAAGACCCGGACAAAGTAATCAATGCGAAGTGGAACGCAAAGACCAACATCTTGGAAATTCAAGCCTATTACGAGGGTGAGGCGATGATACGGGTCATCTCGCAAGACAAGAAAGAGAAGACTCTGAAAGTCGTTGTGCGCTGCGATGGTACGGCCGGTCGCGTGGGCATCTATGGCACCACTTCGCACAGTCTTTACGAGCAGATGAACACGGTGATGGCCGCGCGGCGTCCCGGTGTGGGAGTGTGGCTCTGCAACGGTGCGCGCCCATATTCTTCCCGGAAGGTTTTGAAGATAACACCTGCTGTTGTCAATCCCGTGGCTGGAACACATATTGATGTCTCGTTCTCGATGCTTTATCCTGATGAGTTCGCAAGTAGCGGATTGAAAGAGGGCAATTGTAAATTATACGTAGAAGAGGTGAGGGAAAAAGATGTTGTGCTTCGTGGTCGGGGTTTCAAGATTGTTATACCTTACGAGAAGAAATAAGACAATATTTGGCTCTGTAACGTTTCGTGTGGGTAACTCTTGAAAACTCAATCAAAAATATTACCTTTGTATCATGAATAGTAGCGAGATATTTACACTAGCTTTAGGCTTGGCAGAACCATGGTATGTTTCCAAGGTAGAGTTGATAGAAGGTGAACAATCCAAGAAAGAACTTCATCTGTGGTTGAGTTTTACTCGAGGATATCGTTTCACGTTTGGTACGAAAGAGTACACGACCTATGACACTATCGATAAAACTTGGCGTCATTTGAATTTCTTCGAGCATCTTTGTTACATTCACGCCAACGTTCCCCGAGTGCAAACCGAAGAGAATAAAACGATTATGGTAGAAGTACCATGGGCACGCAAGAATAGTGGTTTCACGCTGCTTTTCGAGGCGTACTCTATGCGTTCTTATAGAACGCGAAATGCCAGTTAGCAGCGTTTCACAGACCATGCACGCGACCGACCCGCGTATATGGCGAGTGTTTAACCATTGGGTACACACGTTTTTGCAGACTGTTTACAAGTTCATCTTTCGTCATGATGCTATGGTCTATTGTTCATTTCATTCAGACGGTTTGCAGCCTCCAGTCTTATCTCCTCCTCCGACATTGCTCTTGCTCCTCGCACCCAGTCAAGCAAGGCTTTCTTCTCAAAGAAGATGAGCTTGCCAGCAGGCTTGAAGTACGGCAACTGGTTAAGATGCGTCATCTTGTAGAGCGTACTCTTGGCAATGCCGAGAAAGGCGGATGCCTCTTCAAGGTTCAACACTTCCTTTGTCATATAGCAAAGGTTTTCCAACTTGTTCACTCTCGACTGAAGCTCCACTATCTTGCGCTCATGGTCGAGGTTCATCTTTAATGCGTTCTTTTCTGTCATAATTCTGATATTTTGTTTATTTCGTTATCGATTTCGGCTGCAAAGGTATATAGTTGCCAATGATATTCAAGCAGCCGTTATGGTTTATTAAAAGTGCTGATTTTCAATTCTTTGGTTCTATTTTACCATGCTGTAACGTGGTAGATTGGTCGGACACTCATCTGAAATTCAGCATCTTTAAATATTTATCGTTCAAACACTCCCAAAGTCAGGAATTGGACAATAGGGGTGGCAAATCTTTGGTTCTATTGCCAGTTCTCGTTTTTGAAAATGTCCAACAGAGTGCAAAACAAAATTTAACACCCGATTTTCTCAAGTCATGCTGTTTGAGGTCAAAATCGCTTGCAATAACCACATTTAGGGTACAATGGTAGGAAAATGAGTTGTGAATGAGAGAAATAGGGATTTCCCCTCGTTTTTCAAGGGACAAATTTGTACCTTTGCAAACGAAACAGAGGTATTCAACAAGGGATATTTCGGGCAAAGTGTTCTTGACTTTATTTTTCCGTGTTTTTGTCCCGTTTTTGTCCCTCGCTGATTTTGTATCACGAGACAAGAATTTGCAAGTTGCTGATTTACAATGGTTAAAGCTGTATCTTGGAGGGTTGATAACGACAACCACCAGTAACCACCAAGATGGCCTGTGCCGATTGCTCGAAACAATAGGGTAGAGTGTCGGGAGAAGCGACCCACTGTTTTTCAGGAAAGTCGATCCTGAAATATCCGTAAGGCTTGGGAGTATATTGGTCCTTGCAACCCGACGCCAGGAGTAAGAATAGAATAAAAGCTGTTTTTAGCATCACATGAGGTATTTATTTTTCAGTAAACCTGTATCAATTTTTTTCGTATTTGATTTTTTTTATCCGGCGGTTATCGACTTCCAAAATTGTGAATTTATGGCTTTGATAAGTGATTACGTCGTTCTTTCCGGGCAATTCTCCCTTGATTTCCAGAATCAAACCGGCCAGGGTATCGGCTTCTCCTTCGATATCTTTGAAACTATCCGGATCTGCATCTACGATTTTAATAAAATCATTTAATAGAGTACAGGCTTCGAAAATATAGGTGTTGTTGGATAATTTCGTATAGGTTTCTTCTTTTTCATCATATTCATCGTTGATTTCTCCGACAATTTCTTCCAGAATATCTTCCATGGTTACGATCCCGGAAGTTCCTCCGTATTCGTCGACGATGATGGCCATATGGACCTTTTTTACCTGGAATTCTTCCAGCAAATCATTGATTTTTTTGGTCTCCGGTACGAAATAGGCCGGACGGATCAACGATTGCCATGCGAAATTCTGAGGCTCTTTCAGATGGGCAAGCAAGTCTTTGACGTACAAAATACCTTCGATGGTGTCCAGATTTTCACGATATACCGGCAAGCGGGAATACCCGTGTTCGATTACCACATTTTTGACTACTTCGAAACTATCTTCGATATCCAGGGCTATAATGTTGATGCGGGGACGGATGATATCGATGGCAGCGATATTGCTGAACCGTACGATTCCCTCTAAAATATCTTTTTCGTCGTTGATTTCTGCATCTTCGGTCAATTCCAGGGCTTTGGATAACTGATCCATGGATAAGCCGTCTTTTTTGGCCATTCGTTTGCTGATAAGGGAAGTTGACCGGATCAATAAGGTCGATAAAGGACGGAAAAGATAAGTGAGGAAAGTCAAAGGACCTGCCATAAAAATGGCCATTTTTACCTGTGAGCGATTAGCGTATAATTTGGGTATAATCTCACCGAATAAAAGGATGATGAAAGTGACCCCTATCACCTGAATGATAAATCCCAACACAGGATTACCCGAAAAATCGAATAAAGAATTAACCAGATAAGTCGATAGAATGACTATACCTACATTTACGAAATTATTAGTAATCAGAATGGTCGATAGTAATAGATTCGGCTTTTGGTGAAGATTGGCTACTTTATCGTAACCTTTTTCTTTCAATTTTTCTAATTCTCCGGGAGATAGAGAGAAATAGGCTACTTCTGAGGCAGAAGCTAATGCTGAACATAACAGAAGGAATAGAAGAATAATCAGAAAAACAATGTCTGCAAGATCGAAAGTTCCGCGGAATATACTTTGTGCCGCGTCATAAGCGTCTGTTTCCAAAATGAAATGAATTAGTTAAACAAATTAAGCTAAAGGCTATAAGCTATAAGCTAAAAGCTGATTGCTATGAGTTTGAAAAGCCAGAGCTTTAAGATTAAAACTCCAGGCTATACTGGGACAAAGATAATTGAAAAACTTTATTTTTATAGCTTTTCACCTTTCGCTTTTCGCTTATAGCCTATAGCTTATCGCCTTTCAGCCTTAAAATGGCAGATCGTCGTTATCGTCCGGTGTATTCATCGGAGGAGTAGCGGTCGTTGAAGTGCTACTTGAAACCGACGGCGTATAAGATCTGGGAGCATTTCCTGTGGCCTCACCGTCTTGTCTGGAAGATAACATTTGCATATTATGTAGGCTCGGTAAACAACGCCTTTCCGCTTTACAGCGGTAGGTTTTCGTTTATCTGCCCCCGAACCGTACTTACACGTCTCCATGTATACGGCTCTCCATCTGTAACATCATTTTACTTATCACAGCTCTGGATTTTTGCGTTACACTCCGCACATACGACCAAAGTCTTTCTGTGCATATAGAGCATTTTGCGTTCCCAGTCATTTTTACCTTTTAACTCTTTGAGAGTGCGGACATGGTGCATTACCACTTCTCCGTGCTTGCCACATAGTTCGCACGTTTTTGTTGTAAGCCTTTCTATCAAACTTAACGATGGTGTTTTGAACATATACGGCAGATTGTCACTTGGGGCTGTTTCACAATCCGTTTTACGGGCGTAACCCTCATTGTAGAATACCCTGTACTTGGTTTCTCCTCCCTTGTTTACAAAAGGCACGGCAAAGAGATTGTCCTTGCGGTATGTTTCAATGACTTTTCTCACTGACATATTCAGCTTTTGAGCAAGAGTTTTGTACATGGAGAACTTCATAATACAGCCGAAAGAGCGTCCCAAAGCCGATGCATTGTTTGCTATTGAGTAATAGTTGTAGAACCCTCGTATTTCGGTATTAAACTGAGATACAATCTCGTGCGCTTCATTGTCAATCATATAAGTCCTGCCTTTTGACACCCATGTTTCCTTGCCGCGTTTGGTGACAACTTTCATGGCTTCGAGGCTGAGCAGTTTATTCTTGATTACTTCTCTTGAAACGTGCAATATCACGTTCCCGTTGAAGTATCTGCGCACTGTTCCGTTACTGTTTCTCTTTGTGGCATAGTCTTTACGGACATATATTTCGTAACCCAAAAATTTTGCGCTGTCTTGTGCATTTGTAATCAAAGTCTTTTCCTGTGACATCTCCAGCCTTAACTTTTCCTGCATAAACTTGGTGATGTCAGCTTTGATTGTCTCACATTCGTTTTTCGTTCCGATAACCCCGATTAGAAAATCATCGGCGTAGCGCAGATATCTCAGTCTGCGAAAATTTCTGTCCATATCGTTGCCACTTGGCATTGTTAGTATCCGCTTCTGCTTTTCGTGCAGTTCTTCTACCATCCTTGTTCTTACGTTTACATCCTCTACTTCATTTATCCTACGTTTTAGGTAGTGTACTCTGCTGTTGAGTTTGCAAATATCCTTGTTGCGGCTTCTTACTGTCCCTTTATTGAATTTGTTGGCATATTCATTCATGTACTTATCGAACTTGTCAAGGTATATATTTGCCAAAACAGGGCTTATGATACCACCTTGCGGTGTCCCTGAATAAGTCTTGTTGAATTGCCACTCTTCCATGTACCCTGCATTGAGGAATTTCCGTATCAGACGAAGAAATCTGTCATCTGCTATTCTGCCTTTCATTATTTCTATCAGCACATCATGGTCTATGTTGTCAAAGAAGCCTTTTATATCTCCCTCGATGAACCATTTTGCACCGTTGAAATTATTTTGTAGACTTTTCAGTGCTGTGTGGCAGCTTCTGTTTGGTCTGAAGCCGTGCGATGTCCACTCAAAGTGTCCCTCATATATAGCTTCAAGCACCATTCTTACTGCCTCTTGAACCAATTTGTCTTCAAAAGACGGTATTCCTAACGGACGCATCTTCCCATTCTTTTTCGGAATGTAAATTCTCTTTGCAGGATTGGGACTATAAGTCTCATCCTTTATACTCTCTATGAGTTTGTTTATCCTATCAATGCTCATTTCATCCTCTGTTTTGCCATCAGTGCCGGGTGTCATGTTTCCCGGCTTTGCATACATACGTTGGTAGGCGGCAAAGAACATCTGTTCATTGAATAGAATACGGTAGAGCCTTTCGTATTTATACTCAGGCTCGTTGCTGTGTCCAGCTAAAATGTTTAATACTTGCTCTGGATTTCTCATACGTCTCTCACGTTTTCCGTTGTTCGTATTAAAGTTACAGACTACTTCCCTTCGCCATGTACAAGGCTTTCCCTTGCTCGGACTACTACGGAAGTTCCGTTACCATATCGGATATTCAAAAGCTTTCTTTATAGCTGTTTATTCCAGCGTTCCGACTTAGGTAATCCCCAGTTAGTTCTCTTAATAACTATTAGCACGGCATACTGTCGGATGCGACTTTCGTTCTTGTCCGCTTATTGCGGCTGTGTCATAGTCGGTTCTTTATGCTCTGCACTAACGCACAAAATAGGCAGAGTACTATGAAACAACGTATGTATAATAGTCTTCCGTTGTTGCAAGATTTGGTACCACTGAACTATCGTTCAACCAATCAAGGCTTCATCCTTATGTATGCCTTTTCGTCTTGCCCCTCAGTCGCCACTTGACTATTAGTGGACTTGGAGCTTTAATCAGTATGCTACACTCCCCATCGGGTTTCCCCTTTGGATAAACTGATTGAC
Coding sequences within it:
- a CDS encoding helix-turn-helix domain-containing protein, with the translated sequence MTEKNALKMNLDHERKIVELQSRVNKLENLCYMTKEVLNLEEASAFLGIAKSTLYKMTHLNQLPYFKPAGKLIFFEKKALLDWVRGARAMSEEEIRLEAANRLNEMNNRP
- a CDS encoding DUF4856 domain-containing protein; amino-acid sequence: MKKNIAIYIMLLLAPLTFLSCDQWGGETVESAYREPQIPDPTYQFKRNGSSSIDYLECGLLRDPLDYIYNSYLKIASIMYQANMDKVQDYFCNGEFGLKPKEELASSPLHKADRARILKDVEDIFQTTGVLSGLSKPSPGTYRNRKAKPGQGGYVGTNIGDVNIAFANEKGVIVAEMFNGIVWGGVYLDKILNTHLNDSLYNDTRLRREHESTTLLPGRNYTELEHHWDLAYGYYQYWLPFIQTSGLSVLRESRIKIYNAFAIGRQALTEFRYEEVQAQLLLIRDELSKVAAVRAMSLLVGEITLVNLDEDINNALVFLSKGCGAVYGLQFTLQASGNPYLSYEEATHFIAQLTAGSGLWDKQRLLGSESTEGSLKNVAAAIGKCYGLTLDDIKHSN
- a CDS encoding putative zinc-binding metallopeptidase; its protein translation is MKIKIRKTTLLLLTALTLTGCDEEKLSDRSVIDDGKQQIETTQLDNWILDNITKPYGIEVIYRWEKNTGSTGTFIYPPKLENVRAILEAVRELGLETYRLKEVGGADFLLGRLPIKLYLYGGGNPDENGVERLNNPQLTAAEMCLYNVNDFNPGDADKMFVLMRSVHHQLAKRLMQLIAYDRDKFFTISGHRYTGSTELIAAQLGYASTGKEKFGLDAYANKRGFYTMLSFLSAEDDFAEIISATLTSTPKEVYDATVTAKTPDTDVDPEVNARYAKEAEQAYKEFTEKQAFVNEYVQKSWHINLKQMQVISVRRINAYIKQH
- a CDS encoding fibronectin type III domain-containing protein, which encodes MIHRIYFILLLLSLSFTAKAQLGKELILNGGFEEYAKVTPPPSGEDDEEDEEEEPPGYFDPYQKPLYWYFNSSLFYTRTKDAHSGVFAVKVYPNGGSFFSRDENFNPYHIAIEAGGEYRLTYWYKGNVKNPNITVTVDWYKGTTSIKKETRDKEKATDFSDQWQQKTFTFKAPAGVDKAGVGLYIENDYMSAESGGCILIDDISFVQTKEGKPSAALEAPSNVVVRPQQREMELSWNAIAEENVSYQIIMNGEKVATTEGTSYIVERLEPGKSYQFSVCSVKGSDISAPSAPLTQQTQRMNTGIDEEDRVPYLYTVREVGTCPRTLRLFYHDLADPDAKIIYRVDGMPVTPVNGSIIFTGKGQHILQIEITETPERKWDIEYKLYVD
- a CDS encoding RagB/SusD family nutrient uptake outer membrane protein; this translates as MKRNISLLLFATAAWLFVGCNNFLDKSPDSELNVDIDSEEKIAELLTGAYPEASYIPFLEPRTDNVEERVNGVHSRLNESMFFWGDYDQEDLDTPLNYWNACYKGIAQANKALELLSRYPKSERVKALYGEAFLLRAYLHFMLVNIWSEPYGGKTTNPGIPYITKPEKNALVDYQRGTVNEVYAQIEKDLKLGISLVSDIYYKHPKFHFNKKAAYAFASRFYLMKGEWKEVIAYADYVLGGDPKTQLRPWRQYADVFEFNHRSLYRRYAAASEPANLLLTTTESRLARTTPSEKYGSTFNTVDKIFAQKGIEGGGDYAKMNFIGTYIFTSSTAPVTTGRYLAKFDEFSTSESIGTKPRGLYVTNVLFTVDEVLLNRMEAYAMLKNYSHAIDDLLQYMQGKFGFMPSVDRAVYTSTNSDNYNIYTPFYGLTLKQLAMVKLFLDFRQKEFYQEGLRWFDIRRFHLAVKRSSKSSYYFPLEKEDPRKVLQIPTEAIQRGLAANPRERQEPIR
- a CDS encoding DUF4302 domain-containing protein; this translates as MNNRYMKYCLVLAALLLAACSSKDDVFDKSPSQRSSESITALKAELVNAPYGWRVLYFPKTDSLLFSNPSELISQHGFRGHYGYGGDCFTMKFAADNTVEMWADFTDQTAAEAVKSEYLIGRNSFTQLSFSTYNYIHRLVNDRFAGASDFLYMGKNEDGDLVFRTATYLQPAREYIVFTKLRSAEETTGFVRKAYDNRTFFEQMVNPQLLIHRGGRTYFRSDIYIKRNVETNQALLKEIKEKKYYLFLFTQKKNPIPGYPAKEMTGLGSGYAGTEHGITFRAGLRYDSKTMFFDFQRKGNRFVAELVSVYDPLLRSIRLVSKHLHPEGEFTGLEAEIWDEPVE